The Cydia amplana chromosome 9, ilCydAmpl1.1, whole genome shotgun sequence genome includes a region encoding these proteins:
- the LOC134650847 gene encoding charged multivesicular body protein 6-B-like, which yields MGGLMARYIKKERKATDIVSRLDQQRNNLLTYQKQIEPTLEMHRQLAKQLLNEGKREEAKTVLRKRRYRERLLRSSNAQLDRIDQLANDLQLVCSLKEVSQYGQNKIKRGKWGSIIKRKFKKPQHTHNPDSRKQLGKPVEEDIEIQVLDVFSKKERKISRKIYTKAKKGIQKQKEIDKAMMLSFKLETGDEEAVHEELEAIMNGSYQLPDIDQDVSQVESPIDVTADIVVSA from the exons ATGGGTGGTTTAATGGCAAGATATATCAAAAAAGAGAGGAAAGCCACCGATATCGTGTCCCGATTAGACCAGCAAAGGAATAACTTACTAACGTATCAGAAGCAAATTGAGCCTACTCTAGAAATGCATCGGCAGCTTGCAAAACAGCTGCTAAATGAAGGTAAACGCGAGGAAGCGAAGACAGTTCTAAGGAAGAGACGATACCGTGAGCGACTATTACGAAGTTCTAACGCCCAGCTAGATAGAATAGATCAGTTAGCTAACGATCTCCAGTTAGTGTGCTCACTCAAAGAG gtgtcCCAATATGGACAGAACAAAATAAAACGAGGCAAGTGGGGATCCATCataaaaagaaaatttaaaaagcCACAACATACTCATAATCCTGATTCACGAAAGCAACTGGGAAAGCCCGTTGAAGAGGACATTGAAATTCAG gTCCTCGATGTTTTTAgtaaaaaggaaagaaaaataaGTCGAAAAATATATACTAAAGCTAAAAAGGGAATCCAAAAACAGAAAGAAATCGATAAAGCTATGATGCTTTCTTTTAAATTAGAAACGGGAGACGAAGAGGCAGTGCATGAAGAGCTGGAAGCCATTATGAATGGCAGCTACCAATTGCCTGACATCGATCAGGATGTTAGTCAAGTAGAATCGCCTATCGACGTTACTGCCGACATTGTTGTTAgtgcttaa